The following are encoded in a window of uncultured Sphaerochaeta sp. genomic DNA:
- a CDS encoding AAA family ATPase, with translation MIRGARQVGKSTLVRMFCQKNNLQLVEVNFEQNQTLQTLFASNDPIKIIQSLEILQNVKIDAEKTVLFLDEIQANPAAILSLRYFFEKVPALAVIAAGSLLEFALEQYKLSMPVGRIEYFFMGPMHFEEFLEAVEADQLLSNLQTYSLGEEIPQVIHEKALEHLRTYYLLGGMPEVIRVYRETRSLLEDDKIKYSILNTYRDDFAKYQTRIDISKLQEVFDKLGSTVGKKIKYVELLPPGPQHGH, from the coding sequence ATAATCCGGGGTGCGAGACAAGTGGGAAAATCAACATTGGTCAGGATGTTCTGCCAGAAGAACAACCTCCAATTGGTTGAAGTCAACTTTGAGCAAAACCAAACATTGCAAACCCTCTTCGCATCCAATGATCCAATCAAGATCATTCAGTCCTTGGAAATCTTGCAGAATGTGAAGATTGATGCAGAGAAGACAGTACTCTTCCTCGATGAGATTCAAGCCAATCCTGCTGCAATCCTTTCCTTGCGATATTTTTTTGAGAAGGTTCCCGCTCTTGCCGTTATTGCAGCAGGATCCCTCCTTGAATTTGCACTTGAACAGTATAAGCTGTCCATGCCTGTAGGAAGAATTGAATACTTCTTCATGGGACCCATGCATTTCGAGGAGTTCTTGGAGGCGGTGGAAGCCGACCAGCTCCTATCGAACCTACAAACCTATTCATTGGGAGAGGAGATTCCTCAAGTTATTCATGAGAAGGCTTTGGAACATCTTCGGACCTACTACCTATTGGGTGGAATGCCAGAAGTAATACGCGTATATAGGGAAACAAGATCATTGCTGGAAGATGATAAAATCAAATACTCCATCCTCAACACCTATCGTGATGACTTTGCTAAATATCAGACACGGATAGATATTTCAAAACTACAGGAAGTGTTTGACAAACTGGGGAGCACTGTCGGGAAGAAAATCAAATATGTAGAGCTGCTCCCCCCAGGACCGCAGCACGGTCACTAA
- a CDS encoding DUF4143 domain-containing protein — MYRTYHSSANNLPLKSEINQKYSKGILLDIGLYLTLQGLSIADSVQDKGLFFSCQGALAEQFIGQHLLYSQPGYMNPELYYWNREKAQSNAEVDFLIQQGNTILPIEVKSGKKGTLKSLHVFMETKQRSMALRFSTNTPVVETVNSPLPKSDYRYTLVTLPLYLVGQTRRLMKTALG, encoded by the coding sequence TTGTATAGAACCTATCATTCGAGTGCAAACAATCTCCCCTTGAAGTCAGAGATCAACCAGAAGTATTCCAAAGGCATTCTACTGGATATCGGCCTCTATCTGACACTGCAAGGATTATCAATCGCTGATAGTGTCCAAGACAAGGGTCTGTTTTTCTCGTGCCAAGGAGCCTTGGCAGAGCAGTTCATCGGTCAGCACCTGCTCTACAGCCAGCCTGGCTACATGAACCCCGAGCTCTATTATTGGAACCGGGAGAAAGCCCAGTCCAATGCAGAAGTTGATTTCCTCATCCAACAGGGCAATACCATCCTTCCCATCGAGGTAAAATCCGGGAAAAAAGGTACCTTGAAATCCTTGCATGTGTTCATGGAAACAAAACAACGCTCCATGGCTTTACGATTTTCTACAAACACCCCGGTAGTAGAGACGGTGAATTCTCCCCTACCAAAGTCCGACTACCGTTATACCTTGGTGACACTACCACTTTACCTGGTAGGGCAGACCAGACGCCTCATGAAAACAGCATTGGGTTAG
- a CDS encoding shikimate kinase codes for MIIYLVGMGCVGKTTIGRLLAEKLGFTFFDLDNEVEKYYQKPIERIQNEFLTLYGFREKASVVLDQLFSRNIDCVVAGTPAGLKFAYNSVYKRHKKDKELYSIHLFDTCENVLNRLTFYDIDSNPIDEPMTPEKRKRYLREIKADYNYFKSSYERADLRVSIEGVPLHDIPDKIVAELEQLQQ; via the coding sequence ATGATCATCTATCTGGTCGGTATGGGCTGTGTAGGAAAGACAACAATAGGAAGGTTGCTGGCTGAGAAGCTTGGTTTTACATTCTTTGATTTGGATAATGAAGTCGAGAAATACTACCAGAAGCCGATAGAGAGAATACAGAACGAGTTCCTGACGCTGTATGGGTTCAGGGAAAAAGCCAGTGTGGTCTTGGACCAACTGTTTTCCAGGAACATTGATTGTGTGGTTGCAGGGACCCCAGCAGGTTTGAAATTCGCCTATAACAGTGTCTACAAGCGGCATAAGAAGGACAAGGAACTCTACTCAATTCATCTATTCGATACCTGCGAGAATGTACTGAACAGGTTGACGTTTTACGACATAGATTCAAACCCTATCGATGAACCTATGACTCCAGAAAAAAGAAAGCGATACCTACGGGAAATCAAGGCAGACTACAACTACTTCAAGAGCTCATACGAGCGTGCTGACCTGAGAGTCAGCATTGAAGGTGTCCCATTGCATGACATCCCCGATAAGATTGTTGCAGAACTAGAGCAACTGCAACAGTAG
- a CDS encoding DUF6577 family protein codes for MNKHAIIRNLPDGTCTRQQILHAARIVEPSFKETQLRYLMETLRNSRLIVRIGRNQYKKVDKEPKKSIFTGVYSHAALQVIDYMQKQFPLLSYRVWELSWLNEFFNHQLAHNQIFLEVEKGDGDFVFSMLKEKFPGKVLLKPKAQEILRYGTDDGIIINHLVTEAPKSDGERYQVPLEKLLVDLFANKNLMLTKGDYPAAIELMFTKYRIDQVSMLRYARRRNKVKTVFDFLRDNTTIELMVQG; via the coding sequence ATGAACAAGCATGCAATCATTCGAAATTTACCTGATGGCACGTGTACGAGACAGCAGATCCTACATGCAGCTAGGATTGTCGAGCCCTCCTTCAAGGAGACACAGCTCAGATATTTAATGGAAACCTTGCGCAATTCCAGACTGATAGTTAGGATTGGACGCAATCAATACAAGAAAGTTGATAAAGAGCCGAAGAAAAGTATCTTCACCGGGGTATATTCTCATGCAGCCCTGCAGGTGATCGATTATATGCAAAAGCAGTTTCCACTACTTTCCTATAGGGTTTGGGAGTTGTCCTGGCTCAATGAGTTCTTCAATCACCAGCTGGCTCACAATCAGATCTTCCTTGAAGTGGAGAAGGGCGATGGTGATTTTGTTTTCTCCATGCTTAAAGAAAAATTCCCAGGCAAGGTGTTATTGAAACCCAAAGCCCAAGAGATACTGCGGTACGGTACTGATGATGGGATCATCATCAACCATCTGGTCACAGAGGCTCCCAAATCTGACGGCGAACGGTATCAGGTGCCTTTGGAAAAATTACTAGTTGATCTGTTTGCAAACAAGAATCTGATGCTCACCAAAGGTGATTATCCCGCTGCAATCGAGCTGATGTTCACGAAATACCGCATCGACCAGGTCTCAATGCTTCGTTATGCACGAAGGAGGAACAAGGTGAAGACTGTGTTTGACTTTCTTAGAGACAATACGACGATTGAACTTATGGTTCAGGGGTGA
- a CDS encoding ABC transporter ATP-binding protein → MITVENLNFSYTAKPFIESMTFSVQPGEIFGFLGPSGAGKSTVQKILTGLIPSYKGNVVVNTVEPRRCGSAFYEHIGVDFEVPSLFEKLSGRENLSYFASLYKHTLPIEPLLESVGLAAEADKKVSAYSKGMKSRLNFIKALIHSPSILFLDEPTSGLDPSNARVMKDLILQQRNKGTTILLTTHNMYDATELCDRVAFIVDGSIRSLDSPRNLIMSRGAVTVTYSYKEQGTEYQRCTQLSSIGEDTELLNALKENRLLSIHSGEPTLNDIFTELTGRKLQ, encoded by the coding sequence ATGATCACCGTAGAGAATCTTAATTTCAGCTATACTGCCAAACCCTTTATAGAGAGTATGACATTCTCCGTACAGCCTGGGGAGATATTTGGCTTTCTTGGTCCCTCCGGTGCCGGAAAAAGCACCGTACAGAAGATACTCACGGGCCTGATCCCTTCCTATAAGGGAAATGTAGTAGTGAACACTGTTGAGCCGAGGAGATGTGGTTCAGCGTTCTATGAACATATTGGGGTGGATTTCGAGGTTCCCAGCCTGTTTGAAAAGCTATCAGGGAGAGAAAATCTCTCTTACTTTGCCTCGTTGTACAAGCACACTCTTCCCATCGAACCATTGCTTGAATCAGTGGGATTAGCCGCAGAGGCAGATAAGAAGGTCTCTGCCTATTCGAAGGGCATGAAGAGCCGTCTCAATTTCATCAAGGCCTTGATTCATTCCCCCTCGATTCTCTTTCTTGATGAACCAACAAGTGGCCTCGATCCCTCGAATGCCAGGGTAATGAAAGACCTGATCCTTCAGCAGCGGAACAAGGGCACCACCATCCTTCTGACCACCCACAATATGTATGATGCCACAGAGCTGTGTGACCGGGTCGCTTTCATCGTAGATGGCAGTATCCGATCCCTCGACAGCCCGAGAAACCTGATCATGAGTAGGGGAGCGGTTACTGTCACCTACTCATATAAAGAGCAGGGTACTGAGTACCAACGTTGTACGCAGTTGAGCTCAATTGGTGAGGATACTGAACTCTTGAACGCACTCAAGGAGAACCGTCTTCTCAGTATTCACAGTGGTGAGCCTACGCTTAACGACATCTTCACCGAGCTTACGGGGAGGAAACTGCAATGA
- a CDS encoding TetR/AcrR family transcriptional regulator translates to MPRALSQQERASIQTRLKAEAAQCLQTLGVKKTTVDELVRRVNIPKGTFYLFYPSKELLFFDVIMELHDEIQGSLITTLQSTAQPLGVETLTAILFDLFKHIEGSFLATLIQRQDLELLIRKLPPEVITQHAQTDDLIMDRFLSFLPVQLDEAQLTIFSAALRAAFLMILHTQEVGVDVFDDVMRLMLRGIVSQILEEGKR, encoded by the coding sequence ATGCCTAGGGCCTTATCACAACAAGAACGAGCATCGATACAAACCAGACTAAAGGCTGAGGCAGCCCAGTGTTTACAGACATTGGGAGTAAAGAAAACCACTGTCGATGAGCTGGTGAGGCGGGTGAATATCCCCAAAGGGACCTTCTACCTGTTCTATCCCTCCAAGGAATTGTTGTTCTTTGACGTGATCATGGAACTCCATGATGAGATCCAGGGCTCCCTGATAACCACACTACAGAGTACAGCGCAACCCTTAGGTGTGGAGACCCTCACTGCCATTCTTTTTGATCTGTTCAAGCATATAGAGGGTTCCTTTCTTGCAACCCTGATCCAGAGACAGGATTTGGAATTGTTGATCCGTAAGCTGCCCCCCGAGGTAATTACCCAACATGCACAGACCGATGATCTGATCATGGACCGATTTCTATCGTTTCTCCCCGTACAGCTTGATGAAGCACAACTGACGATCTTCAGTGCTGCACTGAGAGCAGCGTTTCTTATGATTCTGCATACACAAGAGGTCGGGGTAGATGTCTTCGATGACGTCATGCGCCTGATGCTCAGGGGAATCGTCTCACAGATATTGGAGGAAGGAAAGCGATGA